One window from the genome of Acidobacteriota bacterium encodes:
- the rpmI gene encoding 50S ribosomal protein L35: MPKQKTHKGAAKRFKLTARGKVKRSHSMMNHILTKKAQKRKRKLRKQTDVSGSFAKAVKGMIHG, encoded by the coding sequence ATGCCCAAGCAGAAGACGCACAAGGGAGCGGCCAAGCGCTTCAAGCTCACCGCCAGGGGGAAGGTGAAGCGGAGCCACTCCATGATGAACCACATCCTGACCAAGAAGGCGCAGAAGCGGAAGCGGAAGCTTCGCAAGCAGACCGATGTCTCGGGCAGCTTCGCCAAGGCGGTCAAGGGGATGATTCACGGATGA